A stretch of the Haliaeetus albicilla chromosome 17, bHalAlb1.1, whole genome shotgun sequence genome encodes the following:
- the GJB7 gene encoding gap junction beta-7 protein isoform X1, translating to MSWGFLRDLLSGVNKYSIGIGRIWVAVVFIFRLLVYIVATENIWKYEHDEFECNIKQPGCENVCFDHFFPVSHISLWALQLIMVSTPSLLVVFHVAYREKREKHHNQKLYKSPGEIDGGLLCTYLISLILKMGLEIVFLVLFYKLYNGFKVPRLVKCDIRPCPNTVDCFISKPTEKMIFLYFLVATSCLCIVLNLSELSYLIFKYSIKCYPKRYIKKCQGSKSDCHKSGIMGHNRPAAAGRFHNSCPSLPLHIQDKREKSSLLT from the coding sequence atgagCTGGGGATTCCTACGTGATCTGCTGAGTGGAGTGAATAAATATTCAATAGGAATTGGAAGAATTTGGGTAGCAGTTGTGTTCATATTCCGCTTACTGGTTTATATTGTGGCcacagaaaacatctggaaataTGAACATGATGAATTTGAATGCAATATCAAGCAGCCTGGTTGTGAAAATGTCTGCTTTGAccattttttccctgtctccCACATCAGTCTTTGGGCTTTGCAATTAATCATGGTCTCCACCCCTTCACTCTTGGTTGTTTTTCACGTTGCTTaccgagagaagagagagaaacaccACAACCAGAAACTTTATAAAAGTCCAGGAGAGATAGATGGTGGATTGCTGTGCACTTACCTTATCagccttattttaaaaatgggattagaaatagtttttcttgttctgttttataaatTGTATAATGGATTCAAAGTACCACGTCTTGTGAAATGTGACATAAGACCATGTCCCAATACTGTAGACTGCTTTATTTCCAAACCCACAGAGAAGATGATTTTCCTATATTTTCTGGTGGCAACTTCATGCCTATGCATTGTATTAAATCTAAGTGAATTGAGTTATCTCATTTTCAAATACTCCATAAAATGTTATCCGAAGAGGTACATCAAGAAATGTCAAGGCTCAAAAAGTGATTGCCACAAATCAGGAATCATGGGTCACAACAGACCAGCAGCTGCAGGACGGTTCCACAACAGCTGCCCATCCTTGCCTCTGCATATACAAGACAAACGTGAAAAAAGTTCCCTGTTGACTTAA
- the SMIM8 gene encoding small integral membrane protein 8, whose amino-acid sequence MSSTRPPNEQETLKERKPGLRNVQTTMLFRAVNPELFIKPNKPVMAFGLIAITLCVAYLGYLHATAENKKDLYEAVDSEGSRYMRRKTSKWD is encoded by the exons ATGTCTTCCACCAGACCTCCAAATGAACAAGAAACACTCaaagagagaaaaccaggaCTGAGGAATGTTCAAACAACTATGCTCTTCCGAGCTGTGAACCCAGAGCTTTTTATTAAACCT AACAAACCTGTGATGGCATTTGGACTTATAGCCATTACCCTCTGTGTGGCCTACCTTGGTTATTTGCATGCAACAGCAGAGAATAAAAAGGACCTCTATGAAGCAGTTGACAGCGAGGGGTCCAGATATATGAGGAGGAAGACTTCTAAGTGGGACTGA